In Bradyrhizobium sp. WD16, the genomic stretch CCCAGCGGCTGCTCTTCAAATACTGCTCGACCTTCGATTCCACCGACCGCGGCAATATCGGCCCGGTGGCCGAGGCGCTGCTCGAATTCGTGGGCGGCGGCGTGACCATTGCCTGTCCTGCCTTTCCCAAGGCGGGCCGCACGATCTATGCCGGCTATCTGTTCGTCAACGGTGTGCCGCTGAACGAAAGTCCGATGAAGGATCATCCGCTGACGCCGATGCACGATGCCAATCTGGTGCGGGTGCTTCAGCGCCAGACCCGCGTCAAGATCGGCCTCATCGACTATGATACCGTGGCCACCGGGCCGCGGGCTGTGCGTGCCGCGCTCGATGCGGGTGGCGATGCCATGTTCATCGTCGACGCCGTCGCCGACGATCAGCTTCGTACCATCGGCGCCGCATGCGCCCATCTGCCGCTGATCACCGGCGGCTCGGGCGTCGCCATGGGCCTGCCCGCGGCGTATCGCGCGGCCGGACTGCTCTCCGCGCTGACCCCGGCGCCGCAGCAGATGGCTGCGCCGGCAGGCCGACGCGCCATTCTTGCCGGCTCTTGCTCGGCGGCAACGCGCGGTCAGGTCAAGGCGGCGATCGCTGCCGGCCTGCCGCATTTGCGCATCGACCCGCTGGAGATTGCGGATGGCGCGCAGACCGCGCTCACCGTGCTGCAATGGATCGACCGCCAGCAGCCCGAAAAGCCCTTCCTGGTCTATTCCAGCGACGATCCCGACACGGTGCGGGCGGTGCAGGAACGGCTCGGTCGCGCCCAGGCCGGCACCATCGTCGAGGACCTGCTTGCGGCGGTGGCCAAGAGGTTGCCCGAGCGCGGCGTCAGCCGTCTCATCGTCGCCGGCGGCGAAACGTCGGGCGCGGTGGTGCAGGCGCTCGGTGCCGAGTTGCTGACCATCGGCCCCGAGATCGATCCCGGCGTGCCGTGGACGCGCAGCCGTGGTGGCCTCGACATGGCGCTGGCGCTCAAGTCCGGAAATTTCGGCGGCGAGGACTTCTTTCTCAAGGCCTGGGATCGGCTGACATAACACGCGGGCGGCCGCGGACCGCCGGGACCGCGCGAGAGTCGGCCGCTCACCGGCCCTTGAAGTTGGGAACGCGACGCTCTGCCATCGCCTTGATGCCTTCCTTGAAGTCTTCGGTAGCACGCAGCCGTGTCTGCTCGGCGAGTTCATGCTCCGTCGCCGCCCTGACCCGGTTGGCGAGCCCCCGGCGTATCGTCGCGCGGGTCGCTACGACGCCGAGCGGCGAGCATTCGGCGATCTCCTCGGCGAGTTTGAACGCCGCCGCGCGGACCTGATCCTGCGCCACCAGCACGCTGGCGAGGCCCATCTTGAAGGCATCCTCGCCGGTCACGCGGCGACTGGTGTAGAACATCAGTGCGGCGTTGGTTTCACCGATCGCTTCCGGCAAGGTGACCGTGAGGCCGAAGCCGGGATGGAAACCCAGCCGGGTGAAATTGGCCGAGAAGCGCGCTTCCGGGCAGGTGACGCGGAAATCCGCCGCCATGGCAAGGCCAAGGCCGCCGCCGATGGCGGCGCCATGCACCGCGGCGATGATGGGCTTCCGGGCGCTGAAGAGACGCACTGCCTCGAGGTAGAGGTGGCCGATCGCGGTGTCGCCGACCGAGCGTTCGGGACTGGGCGCCGGCTCGTTGAAATTGGCGCCGGCGCAGAACGCCTTGCCCTCCGCCGCCAGCACCACCGCGCGCACGGATGGATCCTTGTCGATCGCCTCGACCGCGTTGGCGATCTGCCGGATCAGCAGCAGGTCGAAGAAGTTCAGGGGTGGTCGGCGAATCTCGATGGTGGTGACGAAGCCCGACTGGCTGAGAGCAAGATCCGATGTCATGAAGCGTCCGCTGGTGAAACGAGGGGAAGTCAGCGCAGCCCGAGGCCACGCGCGATGATGCCGCGCAGCACCTCGGTGGTGCCGCCCTGGATGGTCAGTTTGGGTGCGATCCTGGTGGCGAAATCGAGTTGACTGGCGAGCGTCTCGTGATTGCCGGCATCGATATCGATGAAGGCGGCGAGATGGCGCACCCGGTGCGGCAACTGCTGCTCCCACACGGTGCCGATGTCCTTGACGATGGCAGCCTCGACCACGGGCTCCTTGCCGGCCTGCAGCATGCCGGCGACCGATACCGACATGCGCCGCATGGCGTGAAGCTGGGCTACCAGGCGTCCGACGCCCTCGGCGCCGCGCAGGTCGGGCTCGGGCCCGAGGGCGCGCACCAGTTCGATCAGAACGTAGGAGGTCTCCAGGAAGCGCTCCGGTCCGCTGCGCTCATAGGCGAGTTCGCTCGTCGCCTGCTTCCAGGCGCCGTCGATCTCGCCGAGCACGTGATCGTCGGGCACGAAAGCGTCCTGGAATACGACCTCATTGAATTCCCGCAATCCGTTGATCTGGCCGATGGGGTTGACGGTGATGCCCGCCGTCTTCATGTCCACCAGGAATTGCGTCAGGCCGTGA encodes the following:
- the otnK gene encoding 3-oxo-tetronate kinase translates to MILGCVADDLTGATDLALMLTREGLRTMQSTGLPPADLDVSQVDAVVVALKSRTIAAADAVRQSQAAAAALRRLGAQRLLFKYCSTFDSTDRGNIGPVAEALLEFVGGGVTIACPAFPKAGRTIYAGYLFVNGVPLNESPMKDHPLTPMHDANLVRVLQRQTRVKIGLIDYDTVATGPRAVRAALDAGGDAMFIVDAVADDQLRTIGAACAHLPLITGGSGVAMGLPAAYRAAGLLSALTPAPQQMAAPAGRRAILAGSCSAATRGQVKAAIAAGLPHLRIDPLEIADGAQTALTVLQWIDRQQPEKPFLVYSSDDPDTVRAVQERLGRAQAGTIVEDLLAAVAKRLPERGVSRLIVAGGETSGAVVQALGAELLTIGPEIDPGVPWTRSRGGLDMALALKSGNFGGEDFFLKAWDRLT
- a CDS encoding enoyl-CoA hydratase/isomerase family protein; the protein is MTSDLALSQSGFVTTIEIRRPPLNFFDLLLIRQIANAVEAIDKDPSVRAVVLAAEGKAFCAGANFNEPAPSPERSVGDTAIGHLYLEAVRLFSARKPIIAAVHGAAIGGGLGLAMAADFRVTCPEARFSANFTRLGFHPGFGLTVTLPEAIGETNAALMFYTSRRVTGEDAFKMGLASVLVAQDQVRAAAFKLAEEIAECSPLGVVATRATIRRGLANRVRAATEHELAEQTRLRATEDFKEGIKAMAERRVPNFKGR
- a CDS encoding acyl-CoA dehydrogenase family protein; protein product: MTAALHFDPIRLPPECETLRRDVRAFLADEIAAGSFDPHRPQSEDNDNPGFSRRVGERGWIGMTWPKKYGGHERSFLERYVVTEEMRVANAPTRRFFVADRQSGPVLLRYAPEHIKQNILPRICRGEVCFAIGMSEPNSGSDLFAAKTKATRTGGGWLINGTKIWTTSAHIADYMLGIFRTSPPTRENRRHGLTQFLVDMKTAGITVNPIGQINGLREFNEVVFQDAFVPDDHVLGEIDGAWKQATSELAYERSGPERFLETSYVLIELVRALGPEPDLRGAEGVGRLVAQLHAMRRMSVSVAGMLQAGKEPVVEAAIVKDIGTVWEQQLPHRVRHLAAFIDIDAGNHETLASQLDFATRIAPKLTIQGGTTEVLRGIIARGLGLR